Genomic DNA from Manduca sexta isolate Smith_Timp_Sample1 unplaced genomic scaffold, JHU_Msex_v1.0 HiC_scaffold_2777, whole genome shotgun sequence:
attttgtgttagatagccctttatttgtggagtactataggctgtatatcatcacgctatgaccaataggagcggagcagtaatgaaacatgttgcaaaaacggggacaatttattagtttggagagcttccgttgcgtgcgctgcgcaaacggttagagttatgcaacaatgatgtatgacgggattgttcctcttaaaaagttctaaaaaatatattataaaacaaagacctccactgcatctgtctgcctgaacgtgttaaactcaaaaactacccaacttattaagatgaaatttggtatggagacagtttgagaccctgggaagaacataggctcccgggaaactactacttttataacggaaaactttagcctgaaaaactttataacgcgggcggagccgcgggcaaaagctagttgttcataatctatatatataaaaatgaattgctgttcgttagtctcgctaaaactcgagaacggctgaacggatttatcttatcttggtcttgaattttcgtggaggtctagggaaggtttaaaagggtgagaaaaattcgaataactgccgggaaaatcctcaaaacagcattttctatttcccatacaaacgttttctaactaatacgtagagtcaatttgagctttattgctattgtataaagttcactgttgtctaagcaatgtaggtgtgttcctaacataaaagcagtgtgcgttggagcacagaatataataatgtaatgtcgcgttctgaaactcaacaaaagtgatatcgcggacccgactaaattgaacagtcacaaaatttaatatatcattagttatttggttggcttcacgatattatttcttttgttttactttaaaatgcatgttttcgttatggacaattttgagctacttttgcatatctatacttataataaatctgtagagaggtcaattctgtacatgaaatatatttccaaaataactggggtgattagggatcgatactgatgccaaaaatgcaattagtaaaatttttgtctgtctgtataaccgttatagaaacaaaactactcgacggattttaacgaaacttggtacaattattttcatactcctgagctggttatagtatacttttcatcacgctacaattaataggagcatagcaatGATGGataatgttgggaaaacggtagaagttactcaattttttaagcttacgtcatttcgtgtgcaaccttaatggttaaaagttccttcgatttcaccaggatcccatcatcagaccctgaccggacaatcggaccacctgcataccaccataaattaaaaaaacatcccgacaagttgagcaccttctccatttttgaaacccgaaatccacgcgggcgaagctgcgggcggaagctagttttaaataaattaactattttcagatattataataatctagtatcactatttttttcttgtctAATGACTGTTCATCATCGGGATATATTGGAAATCAATAACGAATTGAATAAAAGTCTGTCTCCTTTtctaggtaaataaaaaaagggatCAATGCCAACGGAATCAAACGaaaagtttcttttttatcatttgcgtaaaaatattataattaataaaaacaattgaatcaATGAATAATCACCTTATCAGTTATTGATACTACGTCATTGGTTTTAATTAACTAtcttgtttgtttgtaatttatgccGGTCGTTTtgaattaaagtaattaaaatttaggaCAGTCTTTATCGagaaaatgatatattattttaaatacaactttttttccagatagtacctatataatatatgtatcgACATATATTGACCAGCGTctgatattaataattcaatattcatttacTATGAAACAAATTGCATTAATTAGAAACGCGTTACCATGCCAGGCCGAATTAGTTGTTCAATAAATGCGATTCCATTCTGTGCTTATTAATTCTTGTCGAATCGACGACGGGCCTTAGCTTCAATTTACTGATTACTGCTTGACTGAATGTAGGTTGGTCCCAACCACTGACATTCGCGAACACAGATTTTTTATGTCTTCCTAATAATTAGTACCCGAGCACAAATTTATGCACTACTGTATAGTTAACCTAAATAATAGTttcgacaaaatatttttttaatgtaaatttgaaTAGCGCCCCGGTGAGCATATTTGGCACTATAATAAGCCAGTGTGAACATTGTGCGTAAAAATTCCTAATAGTCAATCAGGTAACCAAAGTGACGAAAAGTTTAAATGTATGGGAATCGATAGTAAGATTTTTGTAAGTGTACTAAGTGAAAGGTCTGCTCAAACACAGTGACTAAAGTTTATATTACTGTgcagtgttttatttataaatatctataggCTAATCTTACGTCAGTTACGATACATTGACGTGCGCCATTATAACGGGTTTTACACTTTATTATCAACTGCAACTTCTGGACGTACCTacttctatttatatataatcaaaGCGTATATCATGAAGGAAACTGCTTGATCGTCTTATCATTCACGGTCAGTTTCTTCATTGATAGCGGTAATTGCACAGCACCGGAATATAGTAAAAATTTTCATGTGTTCCCAGGCTGTAAAGCCTGCTGTACACGAGTATAGTAAATAGCATGGTTATACAGTAATTTAATAACTATGTTAGTAACAATACACATTTGATAGAGTGCTGAATTAGATTTACTAAAACTGTTGCATTATTTCAAACTGATGGAGTAGTATGCTAGTTGTCTCTACCTACCTACCCGCGTCCACAGGGTTCAAAGTCGAGGTACTGTTAATGTCGTGTCtacttttgtaaaattgttGTGGCAAATTACTATTGAGTAATGTATTTGACacttttgtcttttatttttattttacagttcaTAAAGAACTGTTGGGAGGTCTGATTTATGAAGTAGGTGTAAGGCCATGCTCACTCGTGCTCTGCGCTGAGCAGCTGCCGCGTGTCGTCGAGCGCGCGCTGGCGCTCGtccgcggcgcggcgcagcgcgGCCGCCTCGCGCTCCGCGCTGCACAGCGCCGCCTCGTGCTGCGACAACTCCTCCTCCAGCAGGGATATCTGCCCAGATATTACAGGATAAATGTAAGGCTCACTTAGTGCGGGCTGAcacacttcacataccctcaaatttattatatattcaaaaattattcGTATTATTGTTTTCATCGATCCAGCTTTAGGGTAGAATATCAATGTTCCCAattttcgtttgtttttttaatctatcgTAAAGGATAATATAGTCGCCTCTGATTTAGCACGGAATACAGAAAAAGGAGTGAACACATCTATCCGTCGCCAGGGCACAAAAATGCTTCGAAATCTAAACGCAAATAGCAAAATGCCATCATAATTGTTGTTGTACAAAAGTTCAATTTCAGTAGATGTCACAAGTTGTGGTTTTTAGTGTCCTGTCTTCTATTGTAATATCCTACTTGAGTATCGTTGCATGTGCAAATGTAATGGTGTAGGACTCGCCCCACATGCTGCACTGTTCGCTCCCGCGGCACAATGGTGTTCGAATGTGTGGTTACCCGGTGGTAGGCGTGGTCGCGGTGCGCACGCGCCTCGGCGAGCGCGGCCCGCTCCAGCGCCAGCGCGCGCTCGCAACACGCGGCCGACGCGCGAACACTTTCCAACTCGTTTCGGGCGTTGCGCCAACCTGTCATTgcgtatttttttacatcacaGAGTgacccactacacctgatggtaatcggAGTCGGGTCCAAATAGCAGGTcatctgacgagagatgattacccttcgccaatgggtacaattatgccggcctgggtCCTGATTCCCTGTGCCATAAATTATTCTGACAGGTCATAACAAGTATGTAACACacctaattatatttaagacaGTTGAAGTTAGcatacatttacaatcattagTCTGAGTTATAAAACTGGCCGCACGCGCAGAACGAATCCTAACTTGACTTTGACGACAGCGAGGAGACAGCCAACACATGATCGACGACTGTTCCCTCTTTTATCAGTAAATCGAACtaactaataaaatacgtaTGAATGTGATGACCAGAGGCCCCCCCTTAGATTTTCAGACTAACCTATTAGAAGCGGCCTGCTCCAGCGACTTCTTACTAACTTTATAAGTCATTTGGCAAACTAAAACAGTTTAACGTTACTAATAGCGTTCAGTTATAACGTATTCTTCCTACCTATGCTCATTTCTGAAGCGCGGTCTTCGGCGGCGCACACGTCGTCCTCCAAGGCGCGCTTCTCCTGGTTGcaacattttaattcaataatcaataaaatgctttattcatcacgtaggcgaacatagttgcacttatgaaaTTCTAGCTTTTGTTCGGGTATCCGGAAAAGTAACGaatcaaaataatacttatgtagaaaatttaaatcgaagggattttaaaaattctatcaataaaataattttaaccgtttacttaTTTCCCAATATCAAAAAAACTACGTCGCTCCATACGTCCACGTCACAGTTCGTTAAGACAAATATAGATATACGTATCACACCTTGACGGTGTTTTACCCCAAATCTTACCTGTTCGAGCACGGCCTTCTCGATGTCTTTGTCTCGCAGCAACTGCTTCAGCCTCTCCAGCTCTCGGATGGCGAGCCGCACTTTCGCGTTGTCGGAGTCCAGCAGCGACTTGAGCGCGCACACCTGGATACGGAGTCTCTCGGAGCACGACACCTggtgatataaatttcagtGGCGTAAGATTTGAGCCTATGCTACTTCTGAAACGAGGGAAAAGTAATAGTCTCgctatgtatgtacataatttgattttaaatttataacattctaTATCTAATAATACTGTTATACTATGCTACAAGTGTTTGTTTTTTCTCACATCGCACATTTCGTGAACGAACTTCGACTCTTCAATGATACGTGAAGCTTGTGAATGTACTTAGGTACAAATAGTCGAAGTCCCAGGCAATTTCTAGTACTATGCATAGAAGATTTGAAATCACCCGATGAATTAGCGATCACCGTCACCAATCACTAAGGATAATGGTTAATGATAAGCAGACCTGCGTCTCGAGGGTTTTGCGCAAACATCGGAGCTCGTCCCGGCGGCGTCTCCACGCGGCTACCAGCATAAACCTGCCGATCCTAGCTGCGGCCTGCTCTTCCGCCACGCCGTGCAGCGGAGACCTGACCACTGGCAGCTCTTTGTCACATCTACCACaaatgaaatcattataaaatggcGCCGTAAATAAACACATGACCGTACAAAGTTGGTGCGAATTTCGTTTCCTAAAAAGTATGGGCAAAAGCGCAACTAGTGCGCTAACTTTCGCGGCAGAATATGAATCAAACCTAGGGCCAAGTACTGGAGAGAcgataaaactaaacaaaacgaCGGTAACATTGTAGCTGCGGCGAGGAAAGCAGGTGCGAGAACGTCTCTAATTTTAATCAGGCAAGCTCCTTTTTTGGTTTAGTAAGTGGAGGTGTTGGGCCCTCTCGTATAAACGCGAGCTCCAGGG
This window encodes:
- the LOC119192428 gene encoding paramyosin-like (The sequence of the model RefSeq protein was modified relative to this genomic sequence to represent the inferred CDS: added 289 bases not found in genome assembly), which encodes MPENLPKMPRSASPVARSGAGDISERELSRERYTLQTTPPARMQPAHPKKQLFSVPVNKFTAKSCRPSPNLARIRSCLEEIRGRNTPQPAKIGPKAVSLEDLTPTKRSKRERCDKELPVVRSPLHGVAEEQAAARIGRFMLVAAWRRRRDELRCLRKTLETQVSCSERLRIQVCALKSLLDSDNAKVRLAIRELERLKQLLRDKDIEKAVLEQEKRALEDDVCAAEDRASEMSIGWRNARNELESVRASAACCERALALERAALAEARAHRDHAYHRISLLEEELSQHEAALCSAEREAAALRRAADERQRALDDTRQLLSAEHEDRERCSRECSDLKVRVAMGAAETATLKAVVEELRAALACLDAQLRVTKEQLEWWPRPLTRMLGMARSWLRHPMSMPEAIFWTLIPARQGC